One genomic segment of Gottschalkia acidurici 9a includes these proteins:
- a CDS encoding pirin family protein, whose product MGEIRKIDRYFNGNKAEDGAGVSLYRTFGYHEIPDFDPFLMMDFFDSENPEDYTKGFPWHPHRGIETVTYLISGEIEHEDSIGNKGTIYDGDCQWMTAGSGIMHQEMPKASPKMLGIQLWVNLPKKDKMTDPKYRDIRKEMIPEYKDENMTVKVLAGKFKGIEGPIEGIDAEPIFLDVELVPNSEFEFQLDSSFNVFTFLVGGEANFNTDKEEIVSHPKGVLYKEGDYVRINTKENGGRFLLIAGKPLNEPISWGGPIVMNTKEELDLAFKEISEGSFIKKSV is encoded by the coding sequence ATGGGAGAGATAAGAAAGATAGATAGATATTTTAATGGAAATAAAGCTGAAGATGGAGCAGGGGTTAGCCTGTATCGTACATTTGGATATCATGAAATACCAGATTTTGATCCATTTTTAATGATGGACTTTTTCGACTCAGAAAACCCAGAAGACTATACAAAAGGGTTCCCTTGGCATCCCCATAGAGGTATAGAGACAGTAACATATCTTATATCAGGTGAAATAGAGCATGAAGATAGTATCGGAAATAAAGGAACTATCTATGATGGTGACTGCCAGTGGATGACAGCAGGGTCAGGTATAATGCATCAAGAAATGCCAAAGGCATCACCGAAGATGTTAGGAATACAGCTATGGGTCAATTTACCTAAAAAAGATAAGATGACAGATCCAAAGTACAGAGATATCAGAAAAGAAATGATACCTGAGTATAAAGATGAAAATATGACTGTAAAAGTTTTAGCAGGAAAGTTTAAAGGAATAGAAGGGCCAATAGAAGGTATAGATGCAGAGCCAATATTTTTAGATGTAGAACTTGTACCAAATTCAGAGTTTGAGTTTCAATTAGATTCTAGTTTTAACGTGTTCACTTTTTTAGTAGGTGGTGAAGCTAATTTCAACACTGATAAAGAAGAAATTGTAAGTCATCCTAAAGGTGTACTTTATAAAGAAGGAGACTATGTAAGAATAAATACAAAAGAAAATGGAGGAAGATTTTTACTTATAGCTGGAAAGCCTCTTAATGAACCTATATCTTGGGGAGGGCCTATAGTTATGAATACAAAAGAAGAGCTAGATTTAGCCTTCAAAGAAATAAGTGAGGGAAGCTTTATAAAAAAATCAGTTTAG
- a CDS encoding ornithine cyclodeaminase family protein, with product MKGIDYNGNYSFKKGRYKKVFTMKDAIQSCKDALELYSRGKSDIPLRINIDIPNQDAQSLYMPGYAADANALGVKIISVYPNNIKKGISTVPATMVLLDNETGEVCSLIDGTYLTRIRTGAVAGAATDLLSRKDSKIFSLFGTGGQAEEQLEAVLTIRDIEEVRVYDINPENAETFVKAMNEKFADKFKVKINSVKSPDEAVKDADIITAVTTSKKPVFDGKLVKKGAHINGVGSYTPDMQELDEYIICNADKLYVDTRDGALNESGDLIIPIRQNKFSEDRVTGELGELIMGSISSRENEDEITLFKTVGSGVLDIVTARRIYERALKEKIGQFVEI from the coding sequence GTGAAAGGAATAGATTATAATGGAAATTATAGTTTTAAAAAAGGAAGATATAAAAAAGTATTTACTATGAAAGATGCTATACAGTCTTGTAAAGATGCTTTAGAACTGTATTCAAGAGGAAAAAGCGACATACCTTTAAGAATTAATATAGACATACCTAATCAAGATGCACAGAGTCTTTATATGCCAGGGTATGCAGCTGATGCAAATGCATTGGGAGTAAAAATAATATCTGTTTATCCAAACAATATAAAAAAAGGAATAAGTACAGTACCTGCTACAATGGTTCTTTTAGATAATGAGACTGGAGAGGTATGCTCTCTGATAGATGGAACATATCTAACAAGAATAAGAACTGGTGCAGTAGCTGGAGCAGCTACAGATCTTTTATCTAGAAAAGATTCGAAGATTTTTAGTTTATTTGGTACTGGTGGACAGGCGGAAGAACAGCTTGAAGCAGTATTAACGATTAGGGATATAGAAGAAGTTAGGGTTTATGATATTAATCCAGAAAATGCCGAGACATTTGTAAAAGCAATGAATGAAAAATTTGCGGATAAATTTAAGGTCAAAATAAATTCTGTTAAAAGTCCAGACGAAGCTGTGAAAGATGCAGATATAATAACTGCTGTTACTACGTCAAAAAAGCCAGTATTCGATGGTAAACTTGTTAAGAAAGGTGCCCACATAAATGGAGTCGGATCATATACACCTGACATGCAGGAATTAGATGAATATATAATATGTAATGCTGACAAATTATACGTAGATACAAGGGATGGTGCTTTAAACGAGAGTGGTGATTTAATAATACCAATAAGACAAAATAAGTTTTCTGAAGATAGAGTTACTGGGGAACTGGGAGAACTAATAATGGGTTCAATATCGTCTAGAGAAAATGAAGATGAAATCACATTATTCAAAACTGTTGGCAGTGGAGTGCTTGATATAGTTACAGCTAGACGTATATATGAAAGAGCCTTAAAAGAGAAAATTGGACAATTCGTAGAAATTTAA
- a CDS encoding molybdate ABC transporter substrate-binding protein, with protein MQTFDGDLHSPIIYPAAIIVSSKDKETVQKLLEYLQTDTSKAIYEKYGFIVKE; from the coding sequence ATACAAACTTTTGATGGGGACTTACACAGTCCAATAATTTATCCAGCTGCTATTATAGTTTCTAGTAAAGATAAAGAAACAGTACAAAAATTATTAGAATACCTACAGACAGACACAAGTAAGGCAATATATGAGAAGTATGGATTCATAGTGAAAGAATAA